AACCTTTGAAATAACACTGACAATGGTAACTAAattataacaaaattaaaatccttCTTACAACTCTCATTCATACATTATTCACTTTTGatccatataaaataaatttcactaaTACTGTCTTTTGAGCCAACCTTTACTATTACAGTAAAACCTGTATAAAGACCACCCTTCCAAAACCCTGCActagtgtatttttatttgtttttactgtgATTACAACTTTCCATTACTAAAATCTATCCCAAGGGcttcagaaaagagaagaaaaagaaatataggaaaaacaaaacaaactctctTTGCTGATGAAGACAAATCCAATTAATAAACATACGCAGCTTTCAAAAATGCTGCCATAACGACAACAAGCCACTTTTTGGTTGGGTTACATTTGCAAGGAGTTCCTTGGGACATAAGTTTCCTGTGTTCCCATACACAGTGCCTTAAAGAGTTTCTCCTAACACAGACATGCAAAGAACTTGCAAATACATAGAAAGTGTTGATACTTGATTCAGAAGTAGACATTAGGGTGGTCAGTTTTCACATCTCaacttaaaaaccaaaacaacacaaAATTGCTTTGGTGCTAGCAAGGAAGAATTTCCATCCCTGAATTCACCTGTACTGGATAAAACCAACTTTGCTCCTTGCAATCAGATCTAGAGGCAAACTGTGTTCAAAAGGGGCTATCTGAGTAAATTTATTACAATCACTTTTAAGGCAAAGAAGAGGCTgatggaaaaggaatatgtctactaactcagaaaagaaaagaaaaaaagacatgggTGGGTTGTCCAACACCCCAAAATAAATGGGTTCCCTTTCTGGACTATTCCATGGGTAGTCAGATATTCCAGGTTAAACTGAACCTGGTGCATCAAAATCCTTCTTGGAGGTGTCTCAGCGTGCCAGACACTGTGGCCCAACTTACGCATCTCTGCCATTCAACCAGcaacagacacacatacacgcacTCCTCTGTGCAAACCTTTCTTTGCTCTTCTCAGTGAGAAAACATGTCAAAGAGGACCAACTATTCCAGTGGATACACCCATCCCTCCACGCACTGCAAAGAAAATGACAGGTACACGTACACAGACACTGACATTGCAGGAAAATGAAGTCTCTTCATTATCTTCCCTAATATAGTTAAAGTTTGCTTCTCAGAAGCAATTCAAataagaatactttttttttgcaCAGTCATATATTCCAGTCAAGGTCCATAATACAGACCTTACACAAACAGGAAGCAGCTTTAAAAAGGTATCAAATCGCTACAGTCAATTCCCACTCTCCAATTTGTAGTTTCGTTTCAGGATCAGACACTGAACCCAATCTTCCAAGAACTGGCAAGTGTTCTAGAAACAAACGCCCAGACAGTGAACACGCTTCAGGAATCACCTAGATTTGGTGTCTTTGGTTTCAGTGTTCTGATGACTGAAGGAGTCTCGGATCTTTACCACTTCAGCTGCACACAAATGTCCAAAAGCTTTCGTGTACCACTCTGGCATGTGGCCCCtatgacagaaagaaaggaaatgcaaacaaattATTCAAGCTGGAAAACCCTGAATCAGCTGAAGGGAGTTCTGAATACACTTCTCTTTCTTGATCAGCAAATGAGCAAGTAAAGATCTCTCTTAACTATTCCAAAGTAATCTCCTGGCACCTTCATTACACTTACGGAACCAGAAGTTCCCCAAGGAATAGCATACTGAGTGCAGATACTGGgtgagactgggcttccctggtggctcagatggtaaagaatccacctgcaatgcaggagacctgggttctatctcagggtagggaagatccccagcaggacgaaatggcaacccactccagtattcttgcctggagaatcccatggacagaggcctggagggctacagtccacggggtcacaggagtcagacatgaccgagcaactcacacacacggACTGGGTATAACTGTCCAGGAGAGCTCGGGCATATGGAACAAAAACAGATAACAGATACTTGAAGTACGACAATGTAAAGACTTCAAACAAGAATTGATTTAACAGGAGAGCCACTTTGGAAAGTTTTcagaggttgattttttttttcttgttagtaTTGCTGCATTTCATTCATGTTTTGATAAGAACTCACACTGATCTAAGACACAGAGCATAGGCCTAATTAACTACTAAAAGGGCATGTCATATTATTTGGCTTGCTGATTCAAACTCTCATTTCCTGTGGCTTTAACCTCATGGCAGAACCGCCATATCTGCATTGCTTTAATACTACATTCTCTAAGGGGTGGAAATTAGCAAGTGGTACCCAGAAGAACAAGAAATGTGAAGGAGTTACTTTATCAACACTGCTCTTCATGAAGCATCCAAGATGCAAGGATGGATTTtcatttaagccatttttttgggggggcagggCATTCAGACAAAAAGTCTGAGTCTACTTTATGCCCCTCACTCAcgatatcaaaaaaaaaaaaaaatcagcatcagAACGTACCTTAAGTCTGCTCTGCACATGTAGGTCAGTTtggatctccctgacccacagGGTTCGATCAGATACCTGGCCAGGAGCACATTGACCCTCACTCCCACCACAGGGGCCCGGTCATGATCCACCGAGGTGAGTAAAAGGGCACACGCTCCCTTGGGCAAATTAGTCCTCCATGTTCTGCAGAGACAAAACGAGAGGGGGAGTAAATGGGAAGTTCCTGGAAGCCAAGTTTAAAATGGGGCCTCACTCTTACAGGAGGGAGCTGAAAGGCAGGATGGGGCACCCTGGTGACCCTGATGCCTGGGCAGAAAGCATCCTTGTGCAAGAACTCACGAATGGCTCACTCTGTACAGAGCCCCTTCTGCAGTGGGTATACAAGCTCACACAGTCAGTTCTTTGAAAGAAAACCAAACTGAAGTGAATTTGAAAACCCTTTTTATGTTTCACAAATGTACTAGAACGTGGACGTCCAAATAAATGTTACTCTGTTGGAGAAGTTCTGGACTAATGATGTGACATTTCCTCAAAGATTTTTGAAATTCTTCCCTTAATAATGTCTTCAGAGAATGTAGGAATTACATATAAATCAGCTTCAACCACAGCTCACTTGGGACCCAAATGTTATTTCCTGGCTGATGCATTCACTAGCTATTTCTGAGAAAATCTAtcctaaaggggaaaaaatagccaCCACTGAGCACATCTGATGGACTGTGCCTCTCTCTCTGAGCACAGTTCCAAGACTTCAAACCATTTTCAGGGATGGACACAATGCTGGAATAAATGCAGATGTCATCTTTCTTATCTGGAAGGGTTCAATGCTTTTATGGAAGCGTATGTTCTATTTTAGGTAATTTTAATATAACATTCAGTGACATATAAGCTCATTCTTGCCACAATAATCAATCCGGAAGCTCTCACCTCAAAACAACATAGTCCCGAGCAGGATGGGGCGCCATACTGTTTTGGACGTACTGGTAAATCTCAGTCTGGCTGTCCAGAATTTCAATTACTTTTGAATCCAACAAGTCTACATCCCAGAGGTGCTGCTCTTTCAGGAGGCGCTTTAAGATTTCCTCGGGTGTTGCAGGGACGTCGATGGTTGCCCTCCAAAGCCTCAGAGGTGGTCCTTCACTCACCTGAGAAGAGGATGGACTTTTCAGTGCTCAGACAGTCCCCACACATCTGGACTCTTAAGACAAACTGCTAGCCAGGTAATGGACCTAATGCTTATTTCTGACTTTAACAGGCTGCTGACCTCAAGTATATTCAAGATCAGAACAGAAAACAGATAAGACTGCTGGCATCCCCTCCGGTTTTATCTATTTTCCTGGGACCCATGTTACGGTCAATGCAATGAAAGTAAGATCTGTTGGCACGTCCAACCCTGCACGGCCATCCGGACTGTGCtcaaggtttctttctttttggtagaGAAAAGTCAACAAATACCTCCATGAGCATGCAAAGTCACACAGGATACCTCTGCCCTCAAGGGGCTTTCAAGTTAAACCAAccatccctgcccccagcacTCCCTGCTCATTAGAGCGCCAGGGGAAGAGTGACTGAGAACAGAGGAGAGCCTGAGGGGATTCCAATCAAAGGATGGAGACAGCCGAGCTCCTCATAAAACGCCCGAAGGCCCAAGACCATTAGAGAAACATTCCTGGAAACTCTTGCAAGATTCTATGGAGCCAAAGGATTTCACTAGCTAGTTTCCTCTGACGTGAGTTCAATGAGTGTACCATCCCTCAACGAACTGGTTTCCACTCTTACCTCAGGGATATGAATCACCTATCTGCCCAGTTCTAGAACTAAGGCAATGGGTGACAGACCGCCACAGAGAACTGTGTTGGCAAAAGGGTCTGGTCTCTAATGAATCCAAGTCCCAACCACCAGACTCGAATGGCTGACAACAAGGATACAACTCACCTTCTTATAGGAGAGCTCAGCCTGCTCAGATGTGGAGTAGCTGACCCAGCCTTTGAACTTCTCTTTGACCTCTTTAAACAGGCTGTCCACACAGTCCTGGAGGAAGTGTTGGTAGTCCGCTGACTCATCATTACAAAGGCGTCCTAACGCTTCGAGGGTAAGGGGCTTTAGCTCCTGTTCGGTGTAGGAATTTCGACATCGGCTCATTTCCTCAGGAACCTGGGAGTGACACGAGAGACAAAAAGGATGTCTGTTGCCCATTGGTGGAAGTGGCAGGATCCTCAAGGCTGTGAAAGCAGTCTAATCCCCCTGCTTCCCAGGTGAAGGGTGTCCCTGCTGACTTCACATGGTATCACGAGGATGCAAGCAGAGCATTTTGATAAAGGTACCTAGAAAGCTTATTCTTGTGTGAGGGCCTCCTCTTTAGGAAGAAGTTACAATAGAAGACAGTGACTAAAACAAGGCATACACTGATGAagacacagaattttttttaattgaaatatagctaATTTTACAATATTATAATACTTTCAAGAGTCTAACATAGTGatctaaaaaatttttatatattccatttaaagttacgataaaatattggctatattccctgtgctgtacaatatatcttgTGGTTTAACCCCTCAAAAAACTAttttgttctctatacctgtgagtctgtttctgtttcattgtattcattcttttgtcttattttttaggTTCTACATATAAGTACAGACAGGTGCATGCAGTACTTGTTTTTCCCTGTCTGGCTTATTATACTAAGaataatgccctccaggtccatccatgttgctgcaaatggcgaaactcaaaatttcattctttttttaatggcggagtagtatttcattttatatatacacacacagacacgcccCACATATTTTTTAgctctttatcctttcatctgttgatggacacttaggtttagtggtttttttttttcatttggataTACACctacaagtggaattgctggattataatgtagttctatttttaattttttgaggaaatgcggtactgtttcccatagtggttGCACCTCAAATGCAGAATTTACTTCAGATAatttgtagtttttgttttctaagtaaAGGGGTATGAAGGTTGGCAATTTCATGAAATATATTAACTCTACGGAgcttatataacataaaatacataaataagacaTTCTCAGACTACATATATAATTTCTAGCTTGGAAAAGATCTTTTGGTTATGATGTGAACAAGTATGGAGCCCAAGATGTTGCCCCTATTTACATTATCCTCAACCAATAACAAAACTTTCCATCTCCCTACCTGGAAAAGCTTCTTGCACTCAGCAATCATATGGGCTAGCCCTTGAGTGGCAGCGAGATTCTCATTCAGATCTTTCTGATCTGGTTTGCCCAAACTCTGTTTTCTTTGCATTACCctagagagagaaatgagaataGGCAAGAttcaaatgtttatatatttttaatcagtgtGTTATTCTAGGAAAcctaaaggagagaaaaaggctATTTCACTGGAGCTTATTTGACATTAAGTAGttgaagagaattttattttggtCACTAAAATTTCTCAGTTGTATCAACAACATACAAAAAACATGAAAGAGACCATCTCTGATGAAATCCTGGCTACTTAAAACCATcatgttagggacttccctggtggcccagtgattacaTATCtaagctcccaaagcagggggcgtgggttcgggTCCTGGTCGGGGTAACTAAGATTCCCCCATACTATgcagcccacaaaaataaaaccaccatgttaAATAGGTTCCTATTGAAACAGGGAAGCTTATAAGGTCTAAAcatgtggggtggggagaaggaaaggcagctttgactggtgggtgggtgggaagcaCAGTTCATTGGGGGTAAATAGGATCATTCTTTACAGTTTAAAATTAAACAGGAGTCCCTCCTGTTGGTGAGAGAAAAGTCTATTGTTTCCTAGTGGTTTGTCTTAATCTTATCTGATCTCTTTCTACTGCTCCCCTTTAGTTCTCTCTCCCATTAAAGCAGGAATGCTCTAGTCAATGGTTGGAACTAGTTAATTAAGCATTGTATGTCTTTCAGAAGCAAAGCTAACTTCACCTAACACAACTAGGCTGACCCCATCCCAACAGCTGAGAACTATCTGTCAAGTTCCTTTAGAGTTGAGGAAAAGGATCAGCAGGATGAATTTGGTAGAAAGGAGTTAATGACTCCTTTCCtactttatatgaaatattcatgtAAGAAAGaagttcctctgccattttttccccatcagaCAGAAGCAAGTTAGTTACTTAATGGACCTGCCCCGCAGTCACacctcatgtataaaatagatagtaaCAGCAGCTTTGCCTCCTTCAATTGTTAGGAGGATTAAAGTTGATAATGAAAGTCCAGGGCGTAGCCCCTTGCTGGGGACAAAATAAGTACTGAGCAAACATCAGCCTTAGTTCTTTTCCAGACTCCTCGACTTCCACAGTCACTTCACATTCTCTGCATCTAAGGCGAAACTGCAACATTGGCTCAGCCGGGCTCTTAACTTTTAAGGCCGAACACTATCCTTACTTATTTCACATCCAGCTCCTTTCAACCTCCGGCACAGGCCAGCAGGTCGGTTCTATTGAAGAGGCCAAGCCAGATTGGTTTTATTTATGCAGAAGCCAGGACTGTTTTGGAGGTCAGTAAACCCTCATGATTCTTTGCAGGCAGAAAGTGTGATGACCACGTTACCGAGGGCACTGGCGGAGGGTCAGGGGAAACCCTTGCCGTGGCAAAGCAGGAATGCAAACGTTTCTCAAAAACGGGTTGAAACTAGATTGTCTAGGAGGCCACACCCCCAGGGCTGAGTAGGACGGATGGGAGAAGCAGAGGTGAGGAACGTGGGCTGTGAAAGGAGGCCAAACTCCGTTTTGCTGGATTCAGGTATTAACACAACAAAAAACACGCGGACAGCTCTATCAGGACAGGGAAGCTGCCGCTGTCTGAACAACGGGGCATGCGCATTGTCACGGGGCATGCGCATTGTCACCGCGCGTGCGCAGCGTGTTGTCACAAGGGCGTGCGCAGCGCATTGGACCCGCACGCACCTCGGGGAGGAGTTCTCTCTCTTCAGAGTGTTGAGGTGGAAGAGGGAAGGCGCCAAGCAGACGGCCAGGTTGGTGGGGGTCATCTGGTTCTCCTTGACGGCCGCAGTGACATCGCTCAGGAAGTAGAGGAGCGTCTGCAGGACCTCCCGGTTCTCGTCGGGCAGGAGCATGATGGCGGCCTTGATCGCCTGGAGACGCTGGTCCTTGGGCACATCTGCGCGACACCAGCACTTCTCCCGTCAACCCAGTGATTTTCCATGTACGCTTGCAAGGAAACGTTCCCAAAGCAAATATCGACACCAAAGACCTCAGCCCAGCACTGAACAAGCACTTGCAGAAAGTGTACTTGAGGTTAATATGGAAGAAATTAGGGACAGCCACCACCGTCACTACCCTCAAGTATTTCCTGCCTGTGGAGGATCTGAGAATTTTAAACACCCACCATGAAAATATACTCCTAAATCCACCTCAGAGTTCAACTCCAGATGATGTCTGCTGTTTTAGTTTATGGaagtttggtttctttcttttctaagtaCTTTTTTCAAAACTCCTAGTTTACCATTCTCAATTACTGAACATTATAGGCTTATACTTTTGTTCAGTTTCAATGAGAAATTTATTAAAGACACATACAAGAGTACGAAAACTGAGATTTCTTCACTTTGACTACAAAGTGTTCAGCATATCTGAGGACTTTCCTAATGTTAACTGATCTGCTCATTCTTTAAATGAGGAAAGGAAGCTGCTAAAATATTCAATTTAAACAACAGATATGTTTTTTATGTAGTAATTTAAGCTCTGGAAAGTGTACTGAGAGGCTAGTAGTAAAAATACATGCTTGAGAAATAAAcccataaaaatataaacaatataacaatataatataatgtatatatatgtataaactaaTAATACAGGTAGAAAATGCTGAACCCAACTTTCAGGTCTCTTATACTaggcaaatttttcttttaaaaggcatGTGGTGGAAAATTCAAGTCACTCAAACGCAGCTCCATAGGACAAACTGATTAAACAGCTCCATGGTTACAATACATAACAAATACCTTGGTGGGGGAAATGTGACCTGTGTTTTCATAAAATCTGAAAGGATGgaacaaataatgaaataatccAGACCAGCTCCACTTCTCATAAAGTCAAGTCCCATGCGCCAATTCTAAAGACAATTGTAGCTTGGAGAGAAGGTGCTTTTAAATTACATTGCTGTAATACCACACTGAGCCAAGGAAAACACAAAGCTGTGAAAGCTACAATCCTGATCTTGATCATCAACTTAGACAACTGTTTGCTTTAAGCTTTACTTAAAAGTGAGATGGGCATGGggattgtttccccaactatttctGGCAGAAGCTGAGATGCATAACAGAaagattatttattcattttacagcAAGATAAAACACATGGACACCTGTGAAATTTTAAACACAACAGGCTTTGCTAGAGAGAAGTGAAGCAACTGAAATACCTATAGACAAGGCAGAGAGAGATATCTTGGAATCTGTTCTTTTAAGTATGTTAGATTAACACTGgtcttgaatgaaaaaaaatgagttccTGGATTTGAATGTAAAGATGTACAATTGCTTAGTAACTGGAGAACGATGACAAAGGAGTTTCCTTCACTACTCAACAGATGTAGAGAAATCTGTTTTGCAAAcaagaaggcaaaaaagaaacaaaacaaaaactgatgaCCTGTCTCTAAGAGGTCACGATGTGGGTCCAAAAGAAGGGCATCAAAGGAGCTACAGGTTTTGGCTAACCCCACTTCTCCCACCAACAACCATGTCAAGGTCAAAGAACACTCACACTGGTATATCTGCAGAAAGGTTTCTGAGAGCTTGTTCGTCATCAGTGGCTCAGGAAGGTCTCGAAAATACTGCTTCAGCATGTCTGCCACATCATAAGCAGACTGTCCCTCATAGTTGACACAATCTGTGGTGCTTTCATTCATCTGGCGCAGAGCCTGAATCCGGGATTTGACACCCGATTTTCTGAAGAGCCCAACCTTtgttggaaaaacaaaacaaaatgtaaaatgtcaAGAGGAAAGCAACATTTTCACGGCAGAGCTAGAAAATGATGCATGCACCTGAGCTCCCATGATTAAGTGGAACCTGCAGACATCGGCTCTCACCTGATCCAAACAATGGTTGCGGAGGTAGCGCATGGCCTGCTGGATgctctgggggaggggctgtcctgtgcGCTGCACGTTGACCGTCAGAGGGACCCCGAATACATTCCGGTCCTTGTAGTCTGGAACCTTGATCCTTTTCATGAACTTGGGCACAGCCCTATTGAAAAAATATTGGAGTTGGGAGGGATATGATTACTTGTCTTCTGCACATTTTGTCCGTCTCTGCAGGTAAGCCCTGTGGGTTCTAGATCTGTGCTAATAaggtggctatttaaatttaaacaaaattacaaattcaGTTCCTTAGTCATATCAgtcacattttaagtgctcaataGCCATTTGTGGCTGGTAGCTACTACTGGACTGTGCAAATATGGAACATTCCTACCACTACAGAAAATCCCACCGGACAGTGCTGTTCTAGATTTTCTAACATTTGGGGCCATGAGGCCCAATAACATTTCCTCAACTGGGGATTCTCCCTCCACTGTTAGTTCTGAGAATGGGGTCTATTTTCTTAAGGGAGAAGATGGGCTTCCTTCCAAAATGGCGGCATAGGAACAAGAGGAGAAAGCTACAGTCAAGACCCTAAGTAGGCACTTCAGGATAGAGCTGAGAAACAAGTTCCCATTTGTCCTGAAAATGGATGAGAATCATTTCTAAGCTCTTGATGAGATCCCAAAGTACTTAGGATAAAAAAAAGatcaggatgaaaaaaaaaaatagcaaatatgtGATGTTGGTCTCACATAATGAGAACTAACTCCAGAGCTCaatgtggcgggggtgggggaaggcaAGCTAATGACTCGAAGTCAAAATAAATTCTCCTGCTGATGACCCGAGAGAACATAACATCTTTAGCTTTCtaaaggaagacagaggagaacAATGAGGGTTTTGTGAGCCTACCCCAGGCTCCCTGGAGTCCTGACACCAGGTCCAGCCTCAGCAGTGTGTGCAACAGCAGGAAACCCATGTCATGTATTTAATGCTGTCAAGCAGAAATTTCAGCTCTACAAATGACCTCTCTGAATGGGACAAGAAAGGGCAAAGCTGAACAGGAAAAGAACTTTGTGTAGAATTTCTCCTTACTCCATGGATCCCACAGTATGAGGCTTTAACGTTTGGTTTTGCCTCACTGGAAAAACTGACCAGAACTCAAGAAGTATTCTGGACTTTCAGATTCTTGAGGGTTTGGTGGCGAGGGGGGGTGGTGGGCCACTCAGAACTGAGAATGTGAAATATGCAGTTTTAAATAGCCAGCAGGGAAACTCTGGCTTGAAGCACAGAGGAACAGTGCGGAAGGCAGACTGCCTTGACTTTAGAGTGCTAAACCCACAGCCACGGTGTGTTACTGTTTATAGCTCTAGGAAAGGTAAAACTGAAGCGCAGGGCCaaatctgtatttccatacagtgAAGTATATGGATTGCGGCTCTGAGTACGCATAATACTTGCTTTGTCGGGGAGAAAAGCCCAGCGGCGGAATGTACAAGGAACACATTACGATCTCCACCGAGAATCTGAAGCATGTGGGGGATAAACCAGTCAATACTTATTTCTGTCATTCAGAACAAACAACTTCTGTATTTAGCAGGGCTCACATAATAACAGCCTTTGAACAGGAGATGCTTTGATGCCGAAGTTAACCTCACTACGAGTCCCAAGGAGGGGAGGAGCTGGAGAGAGAAGTTACGTTGCTGCACTGATTCTGGTTTTGCTACCAAGTGATGCTAATGAAATGGACCTAGTCTCCATTTTTATAAAGAACTAAAATTGTGCAAGTGGATAATGAACACTTAGATTAGTGAAAAGACTGAAGGATACCCAGCTGACACTGCAAAATGTGCTGGGATGTCAATGTAGAGACATTTATCTGCTTTGCACTcagtagaaaaaaatatgcaCATAATGGCTCCTGTCCATGACCTATTCAGCCAAGCAGTCTACATCTCACAGTAAATACACCAAGGACCAAACCAAAGTGTGGACagttcaataaattttatttttgtacattatttttgtttataatataTTAGAGTGGTGAATTCCTTTATTATTCACTGCTCAAGAATCTTTGTTGGAAAAAACATAACCTAAACTCTTTAGCCCAGGTAGATTTTTGTGATAGTGCAGATACCTATATCAAtcaaaaatgatttctaaaaaaCGTGCATGAAGAGGGTTACAAAGCCAAGCACTGTACATCAAGCATTTCAAAGTTGCTCTCATAACATCCCATGATCTAaagttttcttcccttccttccaaaATATTATCTGATCATGTACATGTATTTGCCTGTGGTGGGCTATTCCTACCACTGGGAAGGAAGCGCCTGGACAGTGAAGTAGAAGACTAAAGCAGTCTCACCCTATCAACTGGCAGCTTGTCACTCCTAGTGCTGAAAACTCAACCAGCCCCGATGGAAATTCCCTAAAGCTATACCAGCTTAAGCAGTATTGCACGTGGATTCAAGAATGTAGACACTTAGAGTGTCGGGACAATGAACTCAAGATACAGGATCCACCTGTTACACCCTTAGTGCTGGGACAGTGCTggttgaaaatgttttcaaatatggTTCACTGGGCAGTTTAAACCCTTACCAGCTAAAGCCATGCTTATTAGAAGGCGTGTATTTCTCCAGCAGGGCGGTTAACTTCAAGAGGGAGTACTTCTGCAGCAGGTTCATCTGGGCCACAGACTGGCAGTTAATCTGCAGTGACACGGAGTTTAGGCTTGGCCGATGAGAGCTCTGGAAGCTGTGCCATCTCAGCCTGTGCCTGAGAGAGAAGGGGGCGGAATGTGAGTATGAAAGATTTTTAGTGGGTTGACACACAGTCAGCAGTGGGTCGCTCACTGGCCTCTAATCTTAGGAACTGAGAAGATTCAATTTCCATttcagtctgtttttattttatcctgtggtaaagtatatacataaataaaatttactcgTTTAACCACTTTGTATACAGTTAagttccctgtggctcagctggta
The DNA window shown above is from Odocoileus virginianus isolate 20LAN1187 ecotype Illinois chromosome 32, Ovbor_1.2, whole genome shotgun sequence and carries:
- the DLC1 gene encoding rho GTPase-activating protein 7 isoform X5; this encodes MKLEISPHRKRSEDSDEDEPCAISGKWTFQRDSKRWSRLEEFDVFSPKQDPIPGSPDAVHLKSTPSHESMLTDLSDRQEVASVRSTCSLTTHAPQRGEAAPARTNSVLSVCSSGTFVGNDDSFCSLPSPKELSSFSFSMKGHEKTKSKTHSLLKRMESLKLKGSHHSKHKAPSKLGLIISGPILQEGVDEEKLKQLNCVEISALNGNHINVPMVRKRSISSSTQTSSSSSQSETSSNVSTPSPVTRTRSLSACNKRGGMYLEGFDPFNQSTFNNVMEQNCKNRESYPEDTVFYIPEDHKPGTFPKALSNGSFSPSGNNSSVNWRTGSFHGPGHISLRREDSSPKELKRRNSSSSVSSRLSIYDNVPGSILYSSSGDLADLENEDIFPELDDILYHVKGMQRIVNQWSEKFSDEGDSDSALDSVSPCPSSPKQIHLDVDNDRATPSDLDSTGNSLNEPEEPSDIPERRDSGVGASLTRSSRHRLRWHSFQSSHRPSLNSVSLQINCQSVAQMNLLQKYSLLKLTALLEKYTPSNKHGFSWAVPKFMKRIKVPDYKDRNVFGVPLTVNVQRTGQPLPQSIQQAMRYLRNHCLDQVGLFRKSGVKSRIQALRQMNESTTDCVNYEGQSAYDVADMLKQYFRDLPEPLMTNKLSETFLQIYQYVPKDQRLQAIKAAIMLLPDENREVLQTLLYFLSDVTAAVKENQMTPTNLAVCLAPSLFHLNTLKRENSSPRVMQRKQSLGKPDQKDLNENLAATQGLAHMIAECKKLFQVPEEMSRCRNSYTEQELKPLTLEALGRLCNDESADYQHFLQDCVDSLFKEVKEKFKGWVSYSTSEQAELSYKKVSEGPPLRLWRATIDVPATPEEILKRLLKEQHLWDVDLLDSKVIEILDSQTEIYQYVQNSMAPHPARDYVVLRTWRTNLPKGACALLLTSVDHDRAPVVGVRVNVLLARYLIEPCGSGRSKLTYMCRADLRGHMPEWYTKAFGHLCAAEVVKIRDSFSHQNTETKDTKSR